Within Massilia endophytica, the genomic segment CTTGCACCTCACTCCGCGTTGCGCATGAGCGTTCAGTTCTCAGGGGCCTTGCAGCGTGTGGGCCACGAAGCCGACCCGTTCCAGGCCCACAGTTTTGGCCAGATCTACGCATTAACGCCTACTGGCCCAATCGGCTGGGATCAAGGCGTTCTGATGGCCCATGGAGATGACGCGGACATGTCTTTGGATCGCGAGCTGTCATTCGTCGTCCGCAATGACAGCGACGCCGTGTCGTATTTTTCCGTCTATGTGGAACAGTACACCGCCGTTACCATGACGGCTCCAGTGCCGGAACCCGCCACTTATGCCATGCTGCTGGCAGGGCTGGTCCTGCTGTCGCCACACCTGCGCCGCCGCATGGCGCGGCTCCGCGGCTAGCGGCGGGTAGCGCTGATAAGGTAGTTCTGCATCGTCGCTTCGGCCACCGAGGCCCATTGGTTCTGGGCCTGGCGGAACTTCTTCCACGGTTCGTAGATCGTCTTGAACCTGGCGTTCTTCGCCGCCTCCTCTTCCATCACGGCTGCCGAATGCTTGTAGGCGGCGTCCATGATGTCTTTCGAGAAGTTGTGCAGCTTGGCGCCGTTCTTCAGCAGGCGCGCCAGGGCCGCCGGGTTCTTGGCGTCGTAGTCGGCCTGCATGATGACGTGGCACTCGTAGCTCGCCGCTTCCAGCGCTGCCTGGTATTCCTTCGGCAGCTTCTCCCATTCCTTGATGTTGATGTAGAAGGAGAGCTGCGGACCTGCTTCCCACCAGCCGGGCGAGTAGTAGTGCGGCGCCACGCGCGCAAGGCCCAGCTTCTCGTCGTCGTAGGGACCGACCCATTCCGCCGCGTCGATGGTGCCCTTCTCCAGCGCCGCGTACACGTCGCCCGCGGGAATCTGCTGCGGCACCACGCCCATGCGCTCCATCACGCGTCCCGCGAAACCGGCCACGCGCATCTTCAGGCCCTGCATGTCCTTCACGCTGCGGATCTCCTTGCGGAACCAGCCGCCCATCTGGGTGCCGGTGTTCCCGCCCAGGAGGTTGATGATGCCGTAGCCCTTGTAGAAATCGCGCAGGAGCTCGCGGCCGCCGCCCTGGTCCATCCACGCCGTCTGCTGGCGCGAGGTGAGGCCGAAGGGCACGGCGCAGTCGAAGGCGAACGTCGGGTCCTTGCCGAAGTAGTAGTAAGCCGGGGTGTGGCCGATTTCCACCGTGCCCGCCTGCACCGCGTCCATCACCTGCAGGCCGGGCACGATTTCGCCCGCCGCGAACTGGCGGATATTGAACTTGCCGCCGGTGAGCTGGGACACGCGTTTTACGAACTGGTCGGCCGAGCCGAAGATGGTGTCGAGCGTCTTCGGGAAGCTGGAGGCAAGGCGCCAGTTGACCGCTGGCTGGGCCTGCGCCAGGGCCGGCGCGGCCAGGGTGGCCGCGCCTGCACCGGCGGCGGTTTTCTTCAGGAAGGAACGGCGTTGCATGGACGATCTCCTCTTGGGCTGTTATCGGGACATTGTACTTCGCCATGGAAAGCTTGCATGATCGGCCACAGTGTTTGGCGCCATTTGCTATGCGTGGCTGGTGCAAAACCGCTATCATGTCGCCTCCGCGCTACGGCGCACCCGATTAATTCACAGGACACACAATGTCTATCAAAATCAGCAGCCAGTT encodes:
- a CDS encoding TRAP transporter substrate-binding protein, with protein sequence MQRRSFLKKTAAGAGAATLAAPALAQAQPAVNWRLASSFPKTLDTIFGSADQFVKRVSQLTGGKFNIRQFAAGEIVPGLQVMDAVQAGTVEIGHTPAYYYFGKDPTFAFDCAVPFGLTSRQQTAWMDQGGGRELLRDFYKGYGIINLLGGNTGTQMGGWFRKEIRSVKDMQGLKMRVAGFAGRVMERMGVVPQQIPAGDVYAALEKGTIDAAEWVGPYDDEKLGLARVAPHYYSPGWWEAGPQLSFYINIKEWEKLPKEYQAALEAASYECHVIMQADYDAKNPAALARLLKNGAKLHNFSKDIMDAAYKHSAAVMEEEAAKNARFKTIYEPWKKFRQAQNQWASVAEATMQNYLISATRR